In a single window of the Xylanimonas protaetiae genome:
- a CDS encoding LLM class flavin-dependent oxidoreductase — MQFGIFSVSDVTTDPTTGHTPDDTERVRNMLTIAKHADEAGLDVFATGEHHNPPFVASSPTTMLGYLAGVTKNITLSTATTLITTNDPVRLAEEYAMLQVISDGRMDLMMGRGNTGPVYPWFGKDIRQGIPLAIENYALLRRLWTEDVVDWEGKFRSPLQGFTSTPRPLDGVPPFVWHGSIRSPEIAEQAAFYGDGFLHNNIFWPMTHTKQMIAFYRQRFEHYGHGRADQAIVGLGGQVFVRPNSQDAVKEFRPYFDDAPVYGHGPSMEDFTRETPLTVGSPQQVIDRYASFVEEVGYYQRQMFLIDHAGLPLKTVLEQIDLLAGEIVPELRRIVEAKRPAADVPLDPPTHAERVAAAHAAGEAGDTHVGGTEDRWTGLRAEEGDPAHLEPTAGRAFGL; from the coding sequence GTGCAGTTCGGAATCTTCTCGGTCAGCGACGTCACCACGGACCCGACCACCGGCCACACCCCGGACGACACCGAGCGCGTGCGCAACATGCTGACGATCGCCAAGCACGCGGACGAGGCGGGCCTCGACGTCTTCGCGACGGGCGAGCACCACAACCCGCCGTTCGTGGCCTCCAGCCCGACGACGATGCTCGGCTACCTGGCGGGCGTCACCAAGAACATCACGCTGTCGACGGCGACGACCCTCATCACCACCAACGACCCGGTGCGCCTGGCCGAGGAGTACGCGATGCTCCAGGTCATCAGCGACGGCCGCATGGACCTGATGATGGGCCGCGGCAACACGGGCCCGGTCTACCCGTGGTTCGGCAAGGACATCCGCCAGGGCATCCCGCTCGCCATCGAGAACTACGCGCTGCTGCGCCGCCTGTGGACCGAGGACGTCGTGGACTGGGAGGGCAAGTTCCGCAGCCCGCTGCAGGGCTTCACGTCCACCCCGCGCCCGCTCGACGGCGTGCCGCCGTTCGTGTGGCACGGCTCGATCCGCAGCCCCGAGATCGCCGAGCAGGCCGCCTTCTACGGCGACGGGTTCCTGCACAACAACATCTTCTGGCCGATGACGCACACCAAGCAGATGATCGCGTTCTACCGGCAGCGGTTCGAGCACTACGGCCACGGCCGCGCCGACCAGGCGATCGTCGGCCTCGGCGGCCAGGTGTTCGTGCGCCCCAACAGCCAGGACGCCGTCAAGGAGTTCCGCCCCTACTTCGACGACGCGCCCGTGTACGGGCACGGCCCGTCGATGGAGGACTTCACGCGCGAGACGCCGCTGACGGTCGGCTCCCCGCAGCAGGTCATCGACCGGTACGCGTCGTTCGTCGAGGAGGTCGGCTACTACCAGCGGCAGATGTTCCTCATCGACCACGCGGGCCTGCCCCTGAAGACGGTGCTGGAGCAGATCGACCTGCTGGCCGGAGAGATCGTGCCCGAGCTGCGCCGGATCGTCGAGGCCAAGCGCCCCGCCGCCGACGTCCCGCTCGACCCGCCCACGCACGCCGAGCGCGTCGCCGCCGCCCACGCGGCCGGCGAGGCGGGCGACACGCACGTCGGTGGCACCGAGGACCGCTGGACCGGCCTGCGCGCCGAGGAGGGCGACCCCGCCCACCTCGAGCCCACCGCCGGCCGCGCGTTCGGGCTGTGA
- a CDS encoding FMN reductase has translation MTTDRTLVVVSAGLSNPSSTRLLADRLTEATVSRLEAAGHTVHVESVELREHAHAVVDAMLTGFPTGNLATALNRLYAADGLIAVTPLFTTTYSGLFKSFVDILDKDALRDLPTLLAATGGTPRHSLALDYSMRPLFTYLHADVLPTAVFAATDDWAGEADRVNPLPERIARAGADLAERVAARTPAPPASEFDATPSFADLLARGGL, from the coding sequence ATGACCACCGACCGCACCCTCGTCGTCGTCTCCGCCGGGCTCTCCAACCCGTCGTCGACCCGGCTGCTCGCCGACCGCCTCACCGAGGCGACCGTGAGCCGCCTGGAGGCGGCCGGGCACACCGTGCACGTCGAGTCGGTCGAGCTGCGCGAGCACGCCCACGCCGTCGTCGACGCCATGCTGACCGGGTTCCCCACCGGGAACCTGGCCACGGCCCTCAACCGGCTCTACGCGGCCGACGGGCTCATCGCCGTCACGCCGCTGTTCACCACCACGTACTCGGGGCTGTTCAAGTCGTTCGTCGACATCCTCGACAAGGACGCCCTGCGCGACCTGCCGACGCTGCTCGCCGCCACGGGCGGCACACCGCGGCACTCGCTCGCGCTGGACTACTCGATGCGGCCGCTGTTCACCTACCTGCACGCGGACGTCCTGCCGACGGCGGTCTTCGCCGCCACGGACGACTGGGCCGGCGAGGCCGACCGGGTCAACCCGCTGCCGGAGCGCATCGCGCGCGCCGGTGCGGACCTCGCGGAGCGGGTCGCGGCGCGCACCCCCGCCCCGCCGGCGTCGGAGTTCGACGCGACGCCGTCGTTCGCCGACCTGCTGGCCCGCGGCGGACTGTGA
- a CDS encoding FUSC family protein gives MTAAGWVRGFVRATVLVAVVLVVPVAAGAVVGGTGGVGVSVCAALYVVLVAVRAGWGRALAALPVIAAAVLAGGVLAYSGAWVALLAALAAAAGAATVRGLGVPALLVGAAAASAPPLPADADALARVAWVLAVGAYVVLAARALRLPRVVPVPLLPRRVAAVVAVVLAAVVGACALLAQASGNRYGYWAPAAAFLMALPVPGLRVSRAALQRVLGTAAGVAAGVGVATLGVPLGVRLALAAVGIVVTVAVPRPLWLSVGTTSLALVLLLDPGGSGLVVGELRLLATAVAAVLVLAGVAVLVWLVPRLAPARGTPAT, from the coding sequence GTGACGGCGGCCGGGTGGGTCCGGGGGTTCGTGCGCGCGACGGTGCTGGTCGCCGTCGTGCTCGTCGTGCCCGTGGCCGCGGGCGCCGTCGTCGGGGGCACGGGCGGTGTCGGCGTGAGCGTGTGCGCCGCCCTGTACGTCGTCCTCGTCGCCGTGCGCGCCGGCTGGGGACGGGCGCTCGCGGCCCTGCCGGTCATCGCGGCGGCCGTGCTCGCCGGCGGGGTCCTGGCCTACTCGGGCGCCTGGGTGGCGCTGCTGGCGGCGCTCGCGGCGGCCGCCGGGGCGGCGACGGTGCGCGGGCTGGGCGTGCCCGCGCTGCTCGTCGGCGCCGCCGCGGCCAGCGCTCCCCCGCTGCCCGCGGACGCCGACGCCCTCGCCCGCGTCGCCTGGGTGCTCGCCGTCGGCGCGTACGTCGTGCTCGCCGCGCGGGCGCTGCGTCTGCCGCGCGTCGTACCCGTGCCCCTGCTACCGCGGCGGGTCGCGGCCGTCGTCGCCGTCGTCCTGGCCGCCGTGGTCGGTGCCTGCGCGCTGCTCGCGCAGGCGAGCGGCAACCGCTACGGGTACTGGGCGCCTGCCGCGGCGTTCCTCATGGCGCTGCCGGTCCCCGGCCTGCGCGTGTCACGCGCGGCCCTCCAGCGCGTGCTCGGGACGGCCGCCGGCGTGGCCGCCGGGGTCGGCGTCGCCACGCTCGGGGTGCCGCTCGGCGTCCGGCTGGCGCTCGCGGCGGTCGGCATCGTCGTCACGGTCGCGGTGCCGCGACCGCTGTGGCTGTCGGTCGGGACGACGTCGCTGGCGCTCGTGCTGCTGCTCGACCCGGGAGGGTCGGGCCTCGTGGTCGGCGAGCTGCGCCTGCTCGCGACGGCGGTGGCCGCCGTGCTCGTCCTCGCGGGCGTCGCGGTGCTGGTATGGCTCGTGCCCCGCCTGGCGCCTGCGAGGGGGACGCCCGCGACATGA